TCAATGTCGGCAGCCACCTTCAGGCGGGCCTTCACCTTGCCGTTCACCTGCACAGCGATCTCCACTGTGCTTTCCACGCACTTGGCCTCTTCGTACTTGGGCCAGGGGTAGTAAGCCAGCTGCTCGTCGTGGCTGTGGCCCAGCTTCTCCCACAGCTCTTCGGTCATGTGGGGAGCAAACGGGTTCAGCAGCTGGACAACGGTCTCCAGCTCGGCCTTGGTCGCGCCGCCGTTGTCGTACAGGGCGTTCACCAGCGTCATGAGCTGGGCAATGGCGGTGTTCATCTTCAGGGTCTCGATGTCAGCGCCCACCTTCTTGATGGTCTGGTGCATCAGGGTCTCGACCTGCGGGCGATAGCCCTCGCCCTCCACCAGCTTGTCGCTCAGCGTCCACACGCGGTCCAGGAAGCGGTTGCAGCCTGCAATAGCAGAGGTCTGCCACGGTGCAGCCTGTTCAAAGTCGCCCATGAACATCTCGTACAGACGCATGGTGTCAGCACCGTACTGGTCCACCACCTCGTCCGGGTTGATGACGTTGCCCAGAGACTTGGACATCTTCACGATGGGATGGCGCGACATTTCGCCGTACTTTTCTTCCAGAGCCTTTTCAGCGGCCTTCTGGCTGCCGTACTCCTTCAGCAGCTTTTCCTGCTCCTCAGCGGGCAGGTTGACAAAGCTGTGGGGGTTCAGGCCCAGGATCATGCCGTGAGCGGTGCGCTTCTGGTAGGGTTCCGGAGAAGGCACAGCGCCGATATCATACAGGAACTTATGCCAGAAGCGGCTGTACAGCAGATGCAGGGTGGTGTGCTCCATGCCGCCGTTGTACCAGTCCACCGGAGACCAGTATTCCAGAGCTTCCTTGGAAGCAATGGCATCCTTGCAGTGGGGGTCCATGTAGCGCAGGAAGTACCAGGAAGAACCGGCCCACTGGGGCATGGTGTCAGTCTCGCGGGTAGCGGGGCCGCCGCAGCAGGGGCAGGTGGTCTTGACCCAGTCCTTGTGGCGGGCCAGCGGAGATTCTCCGTCCGGACCCGGCTCAAAATCGGTGATGTCCGGCAGGGTCAGGGGCAGGCTGCTCTCGGGCAGAGGCTGCCAGCCGCACTTTTCACACTTGACCATGGGGATGGGCTCGCCCCAGTAGCGCTGACGGCTGAACACCCAGTCGCGCAGCTTGTAGTTGACCTTATCGCAGCCCTTGCCGTTTGCCTCCAGCCAGTCGATCATCTTTTTCTTTGCATCGGTGACGGACAGGCCGTTCAGGAAGCCGGAGTTGACCAGCGTGCCGGTGGCCACATCGGTGAAGGCGGCTTCGTCCAGATTGGACGGGGTATTGCCTTTGACCACCTCGATGATGGGCAGGCCGAACTTCTTGGCAAACTCCCAGTCGCGGGTATCGTGGGCGGGCACAGCCATGATGGCACCGGTGCCGTAGGTGGACAGAACGTAGTCCGAGATAAAGATGGGGATCTCGGTATCATTGACCGGGTTGATGCCCATGACGCCTTCCAGCTTGACACCGGTCTTTTCCTTGTTCAGCTCGCTGCGCTCAAAGTCGCTTTTGCGGGCTGCCTCGGCCTGATAGGCCTTGACGGCATCGGCATTCTTGAGGATGCCCTTGTCCAGCCACTCCTTGACCATAGCGTGCTCCGGAGAAACGACCATGTAGGTGGCACCAAACAGAGTGTCACAGCGGGTGGTGTACACGGTCAGGGTATCGCCTGCGGTGGTGCCGAAGTTAACCTCTGCGCCGTGGCTGCGGCCGATCCAGTTCTTCTGCTGGGTGGCAACGCGCTCAATGTAATCCAGACCGTCCAGACCATCGATCAGCTTATCGGCATAAGCGGTGATCTTGAGCATCCACTGGCTCTTGACGCGGTGAACGACCTCGCTGCCGCAGCGCTCGCACACGCCGTTGACAACTTCCTCGTTGGCCAGCACGCACTTGCAGCCGGTGCACCAGTTGACGTTCATTTCCTTCTTGTAAGCCAGACCATGCTTATACAGCTGCAGGAAGATCCACTGGGTCCACTTGTAGTACTCGGGGTCGGTGGTATTGATCTCGCGGTCCCAGTCAAAGGAGAAGCCCAAAGCCTTCAGCTGGCTGCGGAAGTGGTCCACATTGTTCTTGGTGACAATGGCCGGGTGGATGTGGTTCTTCATGGCAAAGTTCTCAGTGGGCAGGCCAAAAGCGTCCCAGCCCATGGGGTACAGCACATTGTAGCCGTTCTGACGGCGCTTGCGGCTGACCACGTCCAGCGCGGTGTAGCTGCGGGGATGGCCTACATGCAGGCCGGCACCCGACGGATACGGGAACTCGACCAGTGCATAGAACTTGGGTTTTTTGTGGTCGATCTCGACATGGAAGGTCTTTTCGTCCTCCCACACCTTCTGCCACTTGGCTTCAACTGCCTTGTAATCGTACTTCATGTTGTTAATCAGCTCCAGACTTTATCCAAAATACCGTTGCTTGGGGGCGTATGCTTTCAAGCTATCTGCCTTTGCCAGAAAACCCTCTCCGTCATCGCTGCGCGATGCCACCTCTCCCGAAGGGGAGAGGTTTTGTGCAGACCGCAGCCTTCCCTCTTTTGCGCAAGCTCCCCCTTTCGGGGGAGCTGTCAGGGCGGACGCCCTGACTGAGAGGGTTCTTTTTTCAGGTAGACAGCTGTTTGCCTGAATCATTCAAGGGTGCTGTCAGGGGTGAGGTACTCGGAGATATCAATGGGCTCACCATCTGCCCACAGGTGCTCCAGATCGTAATAGGTGCGGGTGTTGGGTACGAATACGTGCACGATGACGTTGGAATAATCCAGCAGCACCCAGTTCTTGGAATCGTAGCCCTCCGTGCTGTAGGGCTCCAGGCCCTTCTGGGAAAGCTCATACTCCACCTCGTCGGCCAGAGATGCCACCTGCGTGGTGGAAGTGCCGGAGGCAATAACGAAGTAATCTGTGAGCACGGTCAGGCTTTCCACCTTGAGCACGCGCACATCGTGGGCCTTTTTCTTATCCAGGATCTTTGCGATCTCAATGGCAAGCGCCTTGCTGTCGTTGAAGTTCTCCATATGTTTTTCCTTTCTGTCAGTTTCAGTTTGCGGAGCCTGCGGCCTGACCGTCGGTGGTAACAGCGCCATCAAGGTCTGTATCGCCGTTCAGGATGGCATCGTCCGACTCCTTATCGATGCGGCCCATATACTGCACGTTGGCATCGGTGGATGCACTGCCGTGGGGCCACTCGTCGGTGACAAGATTCATTTCGCTCACATCAATGGGGCCGGTGTAGGTGCAGAAATACTGGTTGAGCAGGTTTGCAATGGAACCCGCATCCGGCACCACGCAGGAGTAACCGGCAAAGGTGTCGGTCTTGCCCACGTTGGGCACGCCCATGAACACCGGTGTCTGCGCCAGAATGATGTTGGAGCTGTCGAGCTTGAGGAAAGACACCACCAGCTTTGCAATGGTGGAAATGTCCATATCCGTCTTGATATAGTTTTTGAACACCAGCGGCAGCTGGTTCAGGATATCGGTAACGCCCATGGCGCGGGCACGCTTGAACAGGCCGGCATAGAAATAGCGCTGCATGTTCAGGCGGTCGATATCGGAATTGGCGTAGCCGTCGCCGTGGCGGCAGCGCACAAAGAACTCTGCCGATGCGCCGTTCAGATTGCGGTAGCCCTTGAGCAGCTTGCTGCCGCCGTAGGACATATCGTGAGGGATATACACCTCAATGCCGCCAAAGTTATCCACCATATCCACCAGTGCCTGCATATCCACCGTCACATAGTAATCGATGGGCAGTCGGAACTGATCGTAGATAACATCGGCCAAAGCGGCGATGCTGCCGCCGTTGGAGATTGCCACCGAGTTGATCTGATAATTCGTGGCGGCGTAGGTCTTTCCATTGGAAAGGGTGATCTTTTTGTTCTTGGTGGTGACAAGGCTGTTGCGGGGGATCTGCAGCATCCGCAGTGCACCGTTCTTGATGTCGAACTGCACGTACAGGATCATATCGGTCA
Above is a genomic segment from Faecalibacterium taiwanense containing:
- the leuS gene encoding leucine--tRNA ligase, with translation MKYDYKAVEAKWQKVWEDEKTFHVEIDHKKPKFYALVEFPYPSGAGLHVGHPRSYTALDVVSRKRRQNGYNVLYPMGWDAFGLPTENFAMKNHIHPAIVTKNNVDHFRSQLKALGFSFDWDREINTTDPEYYKWTQWIFLQLYKHGLAYKKEMNVNWCTGCKCVLANEEVVNGVCERCGSEVVHRVKSQWMLKITAYADKLIDGLDGLDYIERVATQQKNWIGRSHGAEVNFGTTAGDTLTVYTTRCDTLFGATYMVVSPEHAMVKEWLDKGILKNADAVKAYQAEAARKSDFERSELNKEKTGVKLEGVMGINPVNDTEIPIFISDYVLSTYGTGAIMAVPAHDTRDWEFAKKFGLPIIEVVKGNTPSNLDEAAFTDVATGTLVNSGFLNGLSVTDAKKKMIDWLEANGKGCDKVNYKLRDWVFSRQRYWGEPIPMVKCEKCGWQPLPESSLPLTLPDITDFEPGPDGESPLARHKDWVKTTCPCCGGPATRETDTMPQWAGSSWYFLRYMDPHCKDAIASKEALEYWSPVDWYNGGMEHTTLHLLYSRFWHKFLYDIGAVPSPEPYQKRTAHGMILGLNPHSFVNLPAEEQEKLLKEYGSQKAAEKALEEKYGEMSRHPIVKMSKSLGNVINPDEVVDQYGADTMRLYEMFMGDFEQAAPWQTSAIAGCNRFLDRVWTLSDKLVEGEGYRPQVETLMHQTIKKVGADIETLKMNTAIAQLMTLVNALYDNGGATKAELETVVQLLNPFAPHMTEELWEKLGHSHDEQLAYYPWPKYEEAKCVESTVEIAVQVNGKVKARLKVAADIDAAAAIAAAKADPAVAAALEGKQLVKEIYVKGRLVNLAVKG
- the rsfS gene encoding ribosome silencing factor, translated to MENFNDSKALAIEIAKILDKKKAHDVRVLKVESLTVLTDYFVIASGTSTTQVASLADEVEYELSQKGLEPYSTEGYDSKNWVLLDYSNVIVHVFVPNTRTYYDLEHLWADGEPIDISEYLTPDSTLE
- a CDS encoding LCP family protein; the protein is MSQTPRHINTSRSLNRPDSAAAAPRHAASSTDAKQSAGGAHNEPPRRPAQGAGQKPPRRRKKKKKMPLWLPFAVVMAIIAVISGVVVYGVSLVNKVEDSIRPDDSTPTIEEEVKTAEEYKGDVVNILVCGIDYEEGRNYSNDPTSNDGMTDMILYVQFDIKNGALRMLQIPRNSLVTTKNKKITLSNGKTYAATNYQINSVAISNGGSIAALADVIYDQFRLPIDYYVTVDMQALVDMVDNFGGIEVYIPHDMSYGGSKLLKGYRNLNGASAEFFVRCRHGDGYANSDIDRLNMQRYFYAGLFKRARAMGVTDILNQLPLVFKNYIKTDMDISTIAKLVVSFLKLDSSNIILAQTPVFMGVPNVGKTDTFAGYSCVVPDAGSIANLLNQYFCTYTGPIDVSEMNLVTDEWPHGSASTDANVQYMGRIDKESDDAILNGDTDLDGAVTTDGQAAGSAN